The proteins below come from a single Microbacterium sp. SLBN-154 genomic window:
- a CDS encoding endonuclease/exonuclease/phosphatase family protein, with product MRVISYNLRKHRAAGELAELVERHGADVLCLQEYDTSDIPDEIAGLRLADATSRNRLGLAVYYRANTFRAVEVRALALKKSLHDHLLKPAEERMLGVRLHDIDHGTDLIVASFHAAPLTALNSLRRHQIRTALSELEQLGVGLPTLMVGDYNYPVFKENLGQKVREQGYELSLSDSRTYTRYRFFRGHYDFVTSSGFTIDRVRTLPQGLSDHLPILVTANITAAQPAEVPTAG from the coding sequence ATGAGAGTGATCTCGTACAACCTGCGCAAGCATCGCGCCGCGGGCGAGCTGGCCGAGCTCGTCGAACGCCACGGTGCCGACGTCCTGTGTCTGCAGGAGTACGACACCTCCGACATCCCCGACGAGATCGCGGGGCTCCGCCTCGCGGACGCGACCTCGCGCAACCGGCTGGGCCTTGCGGTCTACTACCGCGCCAACACCTTCCGCGCGGTCGAGGTGCGGGCCCTGGCGCTGAAGAAGTCGCTGCACGATCACCTGCTCAAGCCCGCCGAGGAGCGGATGCTGGGGGTGCGGCTGCACGACATCGATCACGGCACCGACCTGATCGTGGCGTCCTTCCACGCGGCGCCCCTGACAGCGCTCAATTCGCTTCGCCGGCACCAGATCCGCACGGCGCTGTCAGAGCTGGAGCAGCTGGGGGTGGGTCTTCCGACGCTGATGGTGGGCGACTACAACTACCCGGTGTTCAAGGAGAACCTCGGACAGAAGGTGCGCGAGCAGGGGTACGAGCTCAGCCTCAGCGACTCCCGCACGTACACGCGCTATCGATTCTTCCGCGGCCACTACGACTTCGTGACCTCGTCCGGATTCACCATCGACCGGGTCCGCACCCTGCCGCAGGGCCTGTCGGATCACCTCCCGATCCTGGTCACGGCGAACATCACCGCGGCGCAGCCGGCGGAGGTTCCGACGGCGGGCTGA
- a CDS encoding sensor histidine kinase codes for MLTGGRSRTVDASPAPISTWSVAPDTRMLAPAPISTRTRSIWLSQLVLGVTVLAVVILLLFIQPSQLANATFTGGVLLLVVITAATLIAPWARLTSAAVLIVPFADLFAVGLLNLDGDLRFAFLWTFPIVWIALHYGARTLAVALGAVGLFLLIVASLNPGTESTIRVVLIIIVLSFIGITLHVGSRRTRAFKRLLRQQARRLRATLDRATAQERRIAEMIDGIDLGIVRLSPGGELLALNAAYRRLYGLGEQEDPAHTAVIEHAGVDGPEVPADERPFARAARGEAFAPETYWIIDAEGTWRAVTVSASPLASRSEDEASMLLVVREVTALLHAERARDQVVAMASHEIRNPLTVILGRAELALERDVDAASRDDFTVIEASAERMLTMLEQTLRDSRSSFTAPRGTDEIDLRSVLEASLVGVTANARARNITLHTELPPVLPARGDAFRLRQVFDNLLTNAVKYTPRQGTVSVRAAVDRDMIHVDVSDSGIGIPADEIDRVFEPYFRSSAAGQTASGTGLGLGIARDIVEAHGGTLTLTSHVDEGTTASVALPRAATP; via the coding sequence ATGTTGACGGGGGGCAGGTCGCGGACGGTCGATGCCTCACCGGCGCCGATCTCGACCTGGTCTGTCGCTCCCGACACCCGGATGTTGGCGCCCGCACCGATCTCCACCCGCACCCGGTCGATCTGGTTGAGTCAGCTCGTGCTGGGGGTCACGGTCCTCGCCGTCGTCATCCTGTTGCTGTTCATCCAGCCCTCGCAGCTGGCGAACGCGACCTTCACCGGGGGCGTCCTGCTGCTGGTGGTGATCACGGCGGCGACCCTGATCGCACCGTGGGCGCGGCTGACATCGGCCGCGGTGCTGATCGTGCCGTTCGCCGACCTGTTCGCGGTGGGGCTGCTGAATCTCGACGGCGACCTGCGGTTCGCGTTCCTGTGGACCTTCCCCATCGTGTGGATCGCTCTGCACTACGGCGCCCGCACCCTGGCCGTGGCTCTTGGCGCGGTCGGGCTCTTCCTGCTGATCGTGGCGAGCCTCAACCCCGGCACCGAATCCACGATCCGCGTGGTGCTGATCATCATCGTGCTGAGCTTCATCGGCATCACCCTGCACGTGGGATCAAGGCGCACCCGGGCATTCAAGCGCCTCCTGCGCCAGCAGGCGCGCCGCCTGCGCGCGACCCTCGATCGGGCCACCGCGCAGGAGCGGCGGATCGCCGAGATGATCGACGGCATCGACCTCGGCATCGTGCGGCTGTCTCCCGGCGGTGAGCTGCTCGCCCTCAACGCCGCCTATCGACGGCTCTACGGTCTGGGGGAGCAGGAGGACCCCGCCCACACCGCCGTGATCGAGCATGCCGGAGTCGACGGGCCGGAGGTGCCCGCCGACGAGCGTCCGTTCGCGCGCGCCGCCCGCGGCGAGGCGTTCGCCCCCGAGACGTACTGGATCATCGACGCCGAAGGCACGTGGCGCGCGGTGACCGTGTCGGCGAGCCCGCTCGCCTCGCGAAGCGAGGACGAAGCCAGCATGCTGCTCGTCGTGCGCGAGGTCACAGCCCTGCTGCACGCCGAACGCGCGCGCGATCAGGTCGTCGCGATGGCCTCGCACGAGATCCGCAACCCGCTCACCGTCATCCTCGGCCGCGCCGAGCTCGCCCTCGAGCGCGACGTCGACGCTGCGAGCCGTGACGACTTCACCGTGATCGAGGCGTCGGCCGAGCGGATGCTGACGATGCTCGAACAGACCCTCCGCGATTCCCGGTCGTCGTTCACCGCCCCTCGCGGCACCGACGAGATCGATCTGCGCAGCGTGCTGGAGGCGTCGCTGGTGGGAGTGACGGCCAACGCGCGAGCGCGCAACATCACCCTGCACACCGAGCTCCCCCCGGTGCTCCCCGCGCGGGGGGATGCGTTCCGCCTGCGCCAGGTGTTCGACAATCTCCTCACCAACGCCGTGAAGTACACACCCCGGCAGGGCACGGTCTCGGTGAGGGCGGCGGTCGACCGCGACATGATCCACGTCGACGTCAGCGACTCGGGGATCGGGATCCCCGCCGACGAGATCGACCGGGTGTTCGAGCCCTACTTCCGCTCCTCCGCTGCCGGCCAGACGGCGTCGGGGACGGGCCTCGGCCTCGGGATCGCGCGCGACATCGTCGAGGCGCACGGCGGCACCCTGACGCTGACGTCGCACGTCGACGAGGGCACCACGGCGAGCGTCGCCCTCCCGCGGGCGGCGACGCCGTGA